One uncultured Draconibacterium sp. genomic window, TAGGTAGCAAATATTTCTTCTCCCCTGTTGGCATGAAAGGCTTCGATACCTGATTGTGCCGGAGAAAATGTACTCGATTCAATAGCTAAACCGGCAATTGCTATACGCGGTAATTTTTTTTCCTGTTTACAGCTCACGCTAAATAGTGTAGCAAAAACCAGTAATCCACATAGCATTCGTGTCATAACTTTTTAAAATATTTAATTAATAAATACAAATAACAGAAATATTATTAAATGTATCTCATTTTATCTGGTGTTTTTTGTCAGGTATTTTTGCGATTTAAGGTTTCTAAATGTGTGATTTAAGCGGGGAATTGACTGAAATCCGCGTAGTCATAAATTTTATAGCGAAATCGTTCAAATGTTGTTCTTTTATTTATTTTTACTCCATCATTCAATTCGATTAAATATGACAGACATCGGATACATATATAAGTTGCTTTTGGTTTACATCGACCGAAGCAAAATGCTTATGTTCATGTATATCTTCTCCGAACTGTAATTCCTTCAATTTCTTTCTTCTACCCCCTTGTTTTACTTTCTTATTATCAATTGTTAGTAGTTCTGATTTAATAGATGAATTCATATTACAACTGGCGAAATTCGCTGGTTAATGGCAATAAAGCTGCCTTTGGTTCTTATACAGGTTTAACCTGGCTGAATAGTTACAGTGCTCACGATGCACAGGAAAAGAAAGATGCCCTGATGCATAAAGTGGAAAATGTTTTGTTTAAGGGAACCAAACCGTATTACAAGCAAATTTCCGATGGCTGCAAATTATGCGGACTTGGCCAATGGAGCTGTTTGTTTATTACCGGAAAATGTAACGCTTCGTGTTTTTACTGTCCGGCATCGCAACAAGAAGACCATGTACCTACAACGCAAAATCTTAGCTTTGAGAATGCGGCAGCCTACGCCGAATACATCAATTTCTTTGGTTTTAAAGGAGTGAGTTTTAGTGGTGGCGAGCCATTGCTAAAGTTCGAGCGCACACTCGACTACCTTAAGCAAGTACGTAAAAAGTGCAAGCCCGCAACATACATTTGGATGTACACCAATGGCATTTTGGGTGAACCGCAAAAATTTAGAAAACTGGCAGCTGCCGGCATAAACGAAGTACGTTTTGACATTGGAGCTACGGCTTTTCGACTCGATAAAATAGCAGCCGCAAAAGGCATAATTCCAGTTGTAACTATTGAAATACCTGCTGTTCCGGAAGAGCTTGAAAAACTTAAAAAACTTCTGCCTGAGATGGTAAAAGCCGGAGTTAGCAACCTAAACCTGCATCAGCTAAGATTAACACCACACAACGTTAAACAGCTCTCAAAACACAATTACACATACATTCATGCCGAGCAGCCCATTGTTTTGGAGTCGGAACTTG contains:
- a CDS encoding radical SAM protein — encoded protein: MNSYYNWRNSLVNGNKAAFGSYTGLTWLNSYSAHDAQEKKDALMHKVENVLFKGTKPYYKQISDGCKLCGLGQWSCLFITGKCNASCFYCPASQQEDHVPTTQNLSFENAAAYAEYINFFGFKGVSFSGGEPLLKFERTLDYLKQVRKKCKPATYIWMYTNGILGEPQKFRKLAAAGINEVRFDIGATAFRLDKIAAAKGIIPVVTIEIPAVPEELEKLKKLLPEMVKAGVSNLNLHQLRLTPHNVKQLSKHNYTYIHAEQPIVLESELAALELISYAREHSIDIGINYCSFHFKNRFQKAGFRNRISSRLALPDDVITENGYIRKHSADSIGYDSIRIYDQKPGQQSAEELQLTRKNYFFTRQPVVSQQTVPEQMKNEIGGLLQNEPIEAPEDSLLFKIWQMEHIERGIREY